The following proteins are co-located in the Cupriavidus pauculus genome:
- a CDS encoding helix-turn-helix transcriptional regulator has protein sequence MKPIYLDRHAAAAAVSLSDTSLEKLVREGKFPKPRVLSGRRVAWLTREVEEWAETRPVSDLPPPANTSRRG, from the coding sequence ATGAAACCGATCTATCTTGATCGGCACGCGGCCGCAGCCGCCGTTAGCCTGTCAGACACAAGCCTGGAAAAGTTGGTGCGCGAAGGGAAGTTTCCGAAACCGCGGGTGCTATCTGGACGCCGCGTCGCCTGGTTGACGCGGGAGGTCGAAGAATGGGCCGAAACACGGCCCGTATCAGACCTCCCTCCTCCCGCCAACACATCACGGCGCGGCTGA
- the mutS gene encoding DNA mismatch repair protein MutS codes for MMQQYLRIKADHPDTLLFYRMGDFYELFHDDAEKAARLLDITLTSRGQSGGVPIRMAGIPFHSVDQYLARLVKLGESVAICEQIGDPATSKGPVERKVVRIVTPGTLTDAALLPDKVDSYLMAVHQQTLRRGVGKVGLAWLNLASGELRLMECDAAQLSRELERIRPAELLYADGIDLPAFTCARTRLPEWHFDQDAGTRRLREQIGVASLEPFGCAGLGAALGAAGALLNYAATTQGQSLRHVQGVTVERESEFVGLDTATRRNLELTETLRGGESPTLFSLLDTCSTTMGSRALRHWLHHPLRDPALPRARQQAIGALIAQDPDAVRAALRKLCDVERVTARLALLSARPRDLSALRDTLKALPTVQASVSAAQESPLLAQTMDELGIPEACLSLLERAVAEEPSSVIRDGGVIARGYDAELDELRDISENCGQFLIELETRERERTGINNLRVEYNRVHGFYIEVTNGQADKVPDDYRRRQTLKNAERYITPELKAFEDKALSAQDRALAREKQLYDALLQALLPHIGPLQRVAAALARLDVLATLAERARTLDWSQPERVAENVIDIAQGRHPVVEGQLAAESVAFIANDCQLNEARKLLLITGPNMGGKSTFMRQTALIVLLACVGAWVPAQRAVIGPIDRIFTRIGAADDLAGGRSTFMVEMTEAAGILHNATPSSLVLMDEIGRGTSTFDGLALAWAIARHLLSHNRSHALFATHYFELTQLPQEFPQAANVHLSAVEHGDGIVFLHAVQDGPASQSYGLQVAQLAGVPQPVIRAARKHLAWLEQQSADATPTPQMDLFAAPATPLDDDEAPELAGALAAEHAAALDALAEIDPDSLSPRDALEVLYRLKALAAPTRNA; via the coding sequence ATGATGCAGCAATACCTGCGCATCAAGGCGGACCACCCGGACACGCTGCTGTTCTACCGGATGGGCGACTTCTACGAACTGTTCCACGACGACGCCGAGAAGGCCGCCCGCCTGCTCGACATCACGCTGACGTCGCGCGGGCAGTCCGGCGGCGTGCCGATCCGCATGGCCGGCATCCCGTTCCACTCGGTCGACCAGTACCTGGCGCGGCTGGTCAAGCTGGGCGAATCGGTGGCGATCTGCGAGCAGATTGGCGATCCGGCCACGAGCAAGGGGCCGGTGGAGCGCAAGGTCGTCCGTATCGTCACACCCGGCACGCTGACCGACGCCGCGCTGCTGCCCGACAAGGTGGACAGCTACCTGATGGCCGTGCACCAGCAGACGCTGCGCCGCGGCGTGGGCAAGGTCGGGCTGGCGTGGCTGAACCTGGCCAGCGGCGAACTGCGGCTGATGGAATGCGACGCGGCGCAGTTGTCGCGCGAGCTGGAGCGGATCCGGCCGGCCGAACTGCTCTATGCCGATGGCATCGACCTGCCCGCTTTCACCTGCGCCCGCACGCGGCTGCCCGAATGGCATTTCGACCAGGACGCCGGCACCCGTCGCCTGCGCGAGCAGATTGGCGTGGCCAGCCTGGAGCCGTTCGGCTGCGCCGGGCTGGGCGCGGCGCTGGGGGCCGCCGGCGCGCTGCTCAACTACGCCGCCACGACGCAGGGCCAGTCGCTGCGCCACGTGCAGGGCGTGACGGTCGAACGTGAATCCGAGTTCGTCGGGCTCGACACCGCCACGCGGCGCAACCTGGAACTGACCGAGACGCTGCGCGGCGGTGAATCGCCGACGCTGTTCTCGCTGCTCGACACCTGCTCCACGACCATGGGCAGCCGGGCGCTGCGCCACTGGCTGCACCACCCGCTGCGCGACCCGGCGCTGCCGCGTGCGCGCCAGCAGGCCATCGGCGCGCTGATCGCCCAGGACCCGGACGCCGTGCGCGCGGCGCTGCGCAAGCTCTGCGACGTCGAGCGCGTGACGGCGCGGCTGGCGCTGCTGTCGGCCCGGCCGCGCGACCTGTCCGCGCTGCGCGACACGCTCAAGGCGCTGCCGACGGTGCAGGCCAGCGTCAGCGCCGCCCAGGAATCGCCGTTGCTGGCGCAGACGATGGACGAGCTGGGCATCCCGGAGGCGTGCCTGTCGCTGCTGGAGCGCGCGGTGGCCGAGGAACCGTCGTCGGTCATCCGCGACGGCGGCGTGATCGCGCGCGGCTACGACGCCGAACTGGACGAACTGCGAGACATTTCGGAAAACTGCGGCCAGTTCCTGATCGAACTGGAAACCCGCGAACGCGAGCGCACGGGCATCAACAACCTGCGCGTCGAGTACAACCGCGTGCACGGTTTCTATATCGAGGTCACCAACGGCCAGGCCGACAAGGTGCCCGACGACTACCGGCGCCGCCAGACGCTCAAGAACGCCGAGCGCTACATCACCCCGGAGCTGAAGGCGTTCGAGGACAAGGCGCTGTCGGCGCAGGACCGCGCGCTGGCACGCGAAAAACAGCTCTACGACGCGCTGCTGCAGGCCCTGCTGCCCCATATCGGCCCCCTGCAGCGCGTGGCCGCCGCGCTGGCCCGGCTGGACGTCCTGGCCACGCTGGCCGAACGGGCGCGCACGCTGGACTGGAGCCAGCCCGAGCGCGTGGCCGAGAACGTCATCGACATCGCGCAGGGCCGCCATCCCGTGGTGGAAGGCCAGTTGGCGGCCGAATCGGTGGCGTTCATCGCCAATGACTGCCAGCTCAACGAGGCGCGCAAGCTGCTGCTGATCACCGGCCCGAACATGGGCGGTAAATCGACGTTCATGCGCCAGACCGCGCTGATCGTGCTGCTGGCCTGCGTGGGCGCCTGGGTGCCGGCGCAGCGCGCGGTGATCGGGCCGATCGACCGCATCTTCACGCGCATTGGCGCGGCCGACGACCTGGCCGGCGGGCGCTCGACGTTCATGGTGGAAATGACCGAGGCGGCCGGCATCCTGCACAACGCCACGCCGTCGAGCCTGGTGCTGATGGACGAGATCGGGCGCGGCACGTCGACCTTCGACGGCCTGGCGCTGGCGTGGGCGATTGCCCGCCACCTGCTGTCCCACAACCGCAGCCACGCGCTGTTTGCCACCCACTACTTTGAGCTGACGCAACTGCCGCAGGAATTCCCGCAGGCGGCAAACGTCCACCTGTCCGCCGTGGAACATGGCGACGGCATCGTGTTCCTGCACGCGGTGCAGGACGGTCCGGCCAGCCAGAGCTACGGCTTGCAGGTGGCGCAACTGGCCGGCGTGCCGCAGCCCGTGATCCGCGCCGCGCGCAAGCACCTGGCCTGGCTGGAACAGCAGTCGGCGGACGCCACGCCGACGCCGCAGATGGACCTGTTCGCGGCTCCGGCCACGCCGCTCGACGACGACGAAGCCCCGGAGCTGGCCGGGGCCCTGGCCGCCGAACACGCGGCCGCGCTCGATGCGCTGGCCGAGATCGACCCGGACAGCCTGTCGCCGCGCGATGCGCTGGAGGTGCTGTACCGGCTCAAGGCGCTGGCAGCCCCGACGCGCAACGCATGA
- a CDS encoding YqaJ viral recombinase family protein yields the protein MTERVTHSLVQGTDEWAQFRLTKFGASEAAAMLGISTKVKRNELLHMKHTGTPQEFSDWVQTNILDYGHEVEALARPIIEEIIGQDLYPVTRSLGLLSASCDGLTLDDETAFEHKQWNEALAASVRAKVLPDEYQPQCQQIMLVHDAKRVIFVVSDGTRENMEYMEVHPDQAWQERIIAGWAQFEKDLAEYVPVDIPVKPKAEAMMALPALAVQIRGEVIASNLPAFRSAAETFIANIKTDLKTDEDFVQADATVKFCKEAEDNLEVAKNAAIAQTASIDELMRTVDHIKAQLRDKRLALDKLVEQRKKQIKENAVAERRQKYMAHVAALNAELGEVSIVVQAPDFLGAIKGLKTIASLYDKLDTALANGKIAADAAAKDLRAKLDWYKPHAEHAFLFRDLQTLIQKPVEDFQLAVTTRIAEHKRKDEEKAKAQAELQPIIETATPRPLDQSPIVVARPVVSRSASTSAPTLRLGQINERLAPITLTAEGLASLGFKHAATDKAARLYHESDFELICAALTRHIEAALHKQAA from the coding sequence ATGACTGAGCGCGTCACACACAGCCTGGTCCAGGGAACTGATGAATGGGCTCAGTTCCGCCTGACGAAGTTCGGCGCCAGCGAAGCGGCAGCCATGCTCGGCATTTCGACGAAGGTCAAGCGCAACGAACTGCTTCATATGAAGCACACCGGCACGCCGCAGGAGTTCAGCGACTGGGTACAGACGAATATTTTGGACTACGGCCACGAAGTCGAAGCGCTGGCTCGCCCGATCATTGAAGAAATCATCGGGCAGGACCTGTACCCGGTGACGCGATCCCTGGGGCTACTGTCTGCGTCCTGCGACGGCCTGACGTTGGACGACGAAACCGCGTTCGAGCATAAGCAATGGAACGAGGCTTTGGCCGCCTCGGTGCGGGCCAAGGTATTGCCGGACGAGTATCAGCCCCAATGCCAACAAATCATGCTGGTGCATGACGCCAAGCGGGTGATCTTCGTCGTCTCTGACGGCACCCGCGAGAACATGGAATACATGGAGGTCCATCCGGACCAGGCGTGGCAAGAGCGCATCATCGCCGGCTGGGCGCAGTTCGAAAAGGATCTCGCCGAATACGTGCCCGTCGACATCCCTGTGAAGCCCAAGGCCGAAGCAATGATGGCGCTGCCCGCGCTGGCTGTCCAGATCCGAGGCGAAGTCATCGCGAGCAACCTGCCGGCGTTCCGTAGCGCTGCCGAGACGTTCATTGCGAACATCAAAACCGACCTGAAGACGGACGAAGATTTCGTCCAGGCCGACGCGACGGTCAAGTTCTGCAAGGAAGCCGAGGACAACCTCGAAGTAGCGAAGAACGCGGCCATCGCGCAAACGGCCAGTATCGACGAACTGATGCGCACGGTCGACCACATCAAGGCCCAACTCCGTGACAAACGGCTTGCGCTGGACAAACTGGTCGAACAGCGCAAGAAGCAGATCAAGGAAAACGCCGTCGCCGAACGACGCCAGAAGTACATGGCGCACGTTGCTGCGCTGAACGCCGAACTGGGCGAGGTCAGCATCGTCGTCCAGGCTCCCGACTTCCTGGGCGCGATCAAGGGACTGAAGACCATCGCCAGCCTTTACGACAAGCTCGACACGGCCTTGGCAAATGGCAAGATCGCCGCCGATGCGGCGGCCAAGGATCTCCGCGCCAAGCTGGACTGGTACAAGCCGCACGCCGAACACGCTTTCCTGTTCCGCGACCTGCAGACGCTGATTCAGAAGCCGGTCGAAGATTTCCAATTGGCAGTGACGACGCGGATTGCCGAGCACAAGCGGAAAGACGAGGAGAAGGCGAAGGCTCAGGCAGAACTGCAGCCGATTATCGAAACGGCAACGCCGCGACCGCTCGACCAATCGCCGATCGTTGTCGCTCGCCCGGTCGTTTCACGTTCGGCCTCGACCAGCGCCCCAACACTCCGCTTGGGCCAGATCAACGAGCGACTCGCACCCATCACGCTGACGGCCGAAGGTCTGGCTTCGCTCGGGTTCAAGCATGCAGCGACGGACAAAGCCGCACGGCTCTATCACGAAAGCGACTTCGAGCTGATCTGCGCAGCATTGACCCGTCATATCGAGGCCGCCCTGCACAAGCAGGCCGCCTAA
- a CDS encoding tyrosine-type recombinase/integrase, with the protein MYFDARAAKLLKPGEHMTIADHPGLRLECTVTRRTWIYRYKSPIDGKMKQSKIGAWPAMSPAAAIVEWERLRAVRDSGRDVAAEKKAARTMARSVSEGSLPQPGPYTVRRLCDDFLVGHIERKRTAKGAKEVRRMFDTMLGDFADLRPEEVTRARAFDLLDSHAHIPVQAAKLRSELGAAWDYGLDSGRLDPAIANWWRQIMRGRLQSRGKMIEGKPIGEVKRVLSEVEVGELIRWLPNFSRVVADVLTLYLWTGTRGSEIVSMEAGEIQEESGGLWWTIPKEKTKNAKRAGATDLRVPLFGQAEQIVRRRLAVAGSGYLFPSRFGGSIEQKAIQTAVFYHQPYSKTRPKAKRARLTVTHWAPHDLRRTVRTILASMGCPNEVAESILGHMLPGVQGVYNRHTYDKERHEWLGKLSARLEALASARPSAAP; encoded by the coding sequence ATGTACTTCGACGCGCGCGCAGCCAAGCTGCTCAAGCCCGGGGAGCATATGACAATCGCCGACCATCCTGGTCTGCGTCTCGAATGCACCGTCACGCGGCGGACCTGGATCTACCGCTACAAGTCACCCATCGACGGGAAAATGAAGCAGTCGAAGATCGGCGCCTGGCCGGCGATGTCTCCGGCCGCCGCCATCGTCGAATGGGAGCGGCTGAGGGCTGTGCGCGATAGCGGCCGGGACGTCGCCGCCGAGAAAAAGGCAGCGCGAACCATGGCGCGGTCGGTATCGGAGGGCAGTTTACCCCAGCCGGGCCCTTATACAGTGCGCCGGCTGTGCGATGACTTCCTTGTCGGTCACATTGAGCGCAAGAGAACAGCCAAGGGAGCAAAGGAAGTCCGTCGAATGTTCGACACAATGCTGGGGGACTTCGCCGACCTGCGACCGGAAGAGGTGACAAGGGCGCGCGCATTCGACCTCCTGGACTCGCATGCCCATATCCCGGTCCAGGCCGCGAAGCTGCGCTCGGAACTGGGCGCCGCCTGGGACTATGGCCTAGATTCAGGCCGGCTCGATCCGGCCATTGCCAACTGGTGGCGACAGATCATGCGCGGCCGGCTGCAGAGCCGCGGCAAGATGATCGAAGGCAAGCCGATCGGCGAGGTAAAGCGGGTACTTTCGGAGGTTGAGGTAGGAGAGTTGATCCGCTGGTTGCCGAACTTCAGCCGGGTCGTTGCCGACGTCCTAACGCTCTATCTTTGGACCGGGACGCGGGGCTCCGAGATCGTCAGCATGGAAGCGGGCGAGATCCAGGAAGAGTCCGGTGGCCTTTGGTGGACGATCCCGAAGGAAAAAACCAAGAACGCGAAGCGGGCGGGCGCGACGGACTTGCGCGTGCCGCTGTTCGGTCAAGCCGAGCAAATTGTCAGGCGTCGGCTTGCGGTTGCAGGAAGCGGCTACCTGTTCCCATCAAGATTCGGCGGGTCGATCGAACAAAAAGCGATCCAGACCGCGGTGTTCTATCACCAGCCTTACTCTAAGACTCGTCCGAAGGCCAAACGAGCCCGGCTAACGGTCACGCACTGGGCCCCGCATGACCTTCGGCGGACCGTCCGAACGATTCTCGCTTCAATGGGCTGTCCAAATGAGGTTGCGGAGTCGATCCTCGGGCATATGCTTCCCGGCGTGCAGGGTGTTTACAATCGGCACACCTACGATAAAGAGCGGCACGAGTGGCTGGGCAAGCTGTCCGCCAGGCTTGAGGCGCTGGCGTCAGCTCGACCATCAGCCGCGCCGTGA